From the Mycoplasmatota bacterium genome, one window contains:
- a CDS encoding MarR family transcriptional regulator yields MFDLDSCVCFITNKVSKKLADTLNKRLIMAGSTRAQWLVMYNLEKYQKLSQTELADKLDLKTSTVARLLDRMEKDEIIQRIKGNTDRRVTYIILTDKGKKRVEDLLPVVQEMSILFSQGISDEEFEIFNKVLNKLCKNGEIG; encoded by the coding sequence ATGTTTGATCTTGACAGTTGTGTATGTTTTATCACCAATAAAGTATCTAAAAAATTAGCTGATACACTAAATAAAAGATTAATAATGGCTGGGTCTACTAGGGCTCAATGGTTAGTTATGTATAATTTAGAAAAATACCAAAAACTAAGTCAGACAGAGCTTGCTGATAAGTTGGACTTAAAAACTTCTACTGTTGCTAGACTTTTAGACAGAATGGAAAAAGATGAAATAATTCAAAGAATAAAAGGAAATACAGATAGAAGGGTTACATATATTATACTAACTGATAAAGGCAAAAAAAGAGTTGAAGATTTACTTCCTGTAGTTCAAGAAATGAGTATTTTATTTTCACAAGGAATAAGTGATGAAGAATTTGAAATTTTTAATAAAGTTTTAAATAAATTATGTAAAAATGGAGAAATTGGATAA
- a CDS encoding zinc-ribbon domain-containing protein produces the protein MYCSQCGKQIPDDSIFCRYCGTKVNVIEERKTENRYEVNDDEILLTYNPEFHGGYVIKKLIPLFIFFSIFFSFLISFIRGFLFVSGIFIESKTTSMYDQLPGFTHNSSPSSPFQHFFQFQNFLIGIFISFMLVIVFGYNITKKRYQHSVYQFYKDRMEYIDGYFNYNKKQVYYKNIQELSMSQSVFQRKYCIGSIRITTSGVTYSNNRAYSNGITIYDLGDIDTVYSELKRLNK, from the coding sequence ATGTATTGCAGTCAATGTGGAAAACAAATACCAGACGATTCTATTTTCTGTCGCTATTGTGGTACAAAAGTAAATGTGATTGAAGAAAGAAAAACAGAAAATCGATATGAAGTGAATGATGATGAAATTTTATTAACTTATAATCCTGAATTTCATGGTGGGTATGTGATTAAAAAATTAATACCACTTTTTATTTTTTTTAGTATCTTTTTCTCATTTTTAATTTCATTTATAAGAGGTTTTTTATTTGTTAGTGGAATTTTTATAGAATCAAAAACAACATCTATGTATGACCAATTACCAGGGTTTACACATAATTCATCTCCAAGTTCACCATTTCAACATTTCTTTCAATTTCAAAATTTTCTAATTGGAATATTCATCTCATTTATGTTAGTTATTGTATTCGGTTATAATATAACTAAAAAACGATATCAACATTCTGTCTATCAGTTTTATAAAGACCGAATGGAATATATTGATGGTTATTTTAATTATAATAAAAAACAAGTATATTATAAAAACATACAAGAATTATCTATGAGTCAAAGTGTATTTCAACGAAAATATTGCATAGGTAGTATCAGAATTACTACAAGTGGAGTGACCTATAGTAATAATCGTGCTTATTCAAATGGAATTACTATTTATGATTTAGGTGATATTGATACCGTTTATTCTGAATTAAAAAGACTAAATAAGTAA
- a CDS encoding beta-lactamase family protein encodes MIIIEIQQLINDYKSEYALAPGIAVAINKGGVVYKKSYGMSNIENQVKINSKTNFYIASVSKTFTASAIMLLRDKGLVNINDSIREYFPDLQDYYKDIKIINLINHTSGLRDYFKVFLDKDILNGVTNEKVYHYIKTNNMIEFHIGTKFQYSNTGYVLLAMLVEKVSGVSFSQFLSHEIFKPLNMKSTFVNSPLQPIIPNKAYAYKEIDNVNYCDDHLILTTGDGGIYSNIEDLLLWSQVFNNDKLSSGGVIEEIFSTKI; translated from the coding sequence ATTATAATAATCGAAATTCAACAATTAATTAATGATTATAAATCTGAATATGCATTAGCACCAGGAATAGCTGTTGCGATAAATAAAGGTGGAGTTGTATATAAGAAATCATATGGTATGTCTAATATAGAAAATCAGGTGAAAATTAATTCAAAAACAAATTTTTACATTGCATCTGTTTCAAAGACATTTACTGCTTCTGCTATCATGTTGTTACGGGATAAAGGTTTGGTAAATATAAATGACAGTATTAGAGAATACTTTCCAGATTTACAAGATTATTATAAGGATATTAAAATAATCAATTTAATAAATCATACTTCTGGTTTACGAGATTATTTTAAAGTATTTTTAGATAAAGACATTCTTAATGGTGTTACCAATGAGAAAGTCTATCATTATATCAAAACAAATAATATGATAGAATTTCACATAGGGACTAAATTTCAATATTCTAATACAGGTTACGTACTTCTTGCTATGTTAGTAGAAAAGGTAAGTGGTGTATCTTTTTCACAGTTTTTGAGTCATGAGATATTTAAACCATTAAATATGAAAAGCACCTTTGTAAATTCACCACTTCAACCAATTATTCCAAATAAGGCATATGCTTATAAGGAAATAGATAATGTTAACTATTGTGATGATCATCTCATTCTTACAACAGGTGATGGGGGAATTTATTCAAATATTGAAGATTTATTGCTTTGGAGTCAAGTCTTTAATAACGATAAATTATCTTCTGGAGGAGTAATAGAAGAAATCTTTTCCACAAAAATATGA
- a CDS encoding GNAT family N-acetyltransferase, translated as MSICLKEINKENWIECIFLTTNKEDKHFVCEEFVASNALSIAQSKIQKGWIAKAIYNDNVMIGFTMYGYCYENNFYEICRIMIDHKYQGKGYGKEALREVIKEMKDIKDCNEIYLSFDSENKIAKRLYENFDFKDTGKIIDGELLYRLILK; from the coding sequence ATGAGTATATGTTTAAAAGAAATTAATAAAGAAAACTGGATAGAATGCATTTTCTTAACTACAAATAAAGAGGATAAACATTTTGTTTGTGAAGAATTTGTTGCTTCAAATGCTTTATCTATTGCTCAATCAAAAATTCAAAAAGGTTGGATTGCTAAAGCAATATATAATGATAATGTTATGATTGGATTTACAATGTATGGATATTGCTATGAAAACAACTTTTATGAGATATGCAGAATTATGATAGACCACAAATATCAAGGCAAAGGATATGGAAAAGAAGCTTTAAGAGAAGTTATAAAAGAAATGAAAGATATTAAAGATTGTAATGAAATTTATTTATCTTTTGATTCAGAAAATAAAATTGCTAAACGTCTTTATGAAAATTTTGATTTTAAAGATACAGGAAAAATTATTGATGGTGAGCTATTATATCGATTAATTTTAAAATAA
- a CDS encoding dihydroorotate dehydrogenase, giving the protein MSNKLEVKFSSLKFKNPVIMASGTFGFGKEYQEIYDIEKLGGISCKGLTLHKKEGNKGNRIHETAAGMLNSVGLENPGVEGFIQNELSFFENLDLIKITNVGGSTIEDYIKAIEILSKEKIDMIELNISCPNVKEGGMAFGINDGIARRVIKEARKATKLPLVVKLSPNAEDIIKMAVACEEEGADGISLVNTFKAMAIDIKSRSNIFQNTYAGLSGPAIKPIALRMVHEVCHNVSIPVFGMGGITNYKDALEFIMVGATCIQVGTANFINPRIGLDIIDGIENFMLEENIKSLDEIRGII; this is encoded by the coding sequence ATGAGTAATAAATTAGAAGTGAAATTTTCTTCTCTTAAGTTTAAAAATCCAGTTATAATGGCATCTGGAACATTTGGGTTTGGGAAAGAATATCAAGAAATCTATGATATAGAAAAATTAGGGGGTATATCCTGTAAAGGACTAACGCTTCATAAAAAAGAGGGGAATAAAGGTAATAGGATTCATGAGACAGCCGCAGGGATGTTAAATAGTGTTGGACTTGAAAACCCTGGAGTAGAAGGCTTTATTCAAAATGAGCTTTCTTTCTTTGAAAATCTTGATTTAATAAAAATCACAAATGTTGGTGGCTCAACAATAGAGGATTATATAAAGGCAATTGAAATACTATCCAAAGAAAAAATTGATATGATTGAGTTAAATATATCTTGTCCAAATGTTAAAGAAGGTGGTATGGCATTTGGGATAAATGATGGAATCGCAAGAAGAGTTATTAAAGAAGCGAGAAAAGCGACTAAACTCCCACTTGTTGTAAAACTTTCTCCTAATGCGGAAGATATTATCAAAATGGCAGTTGCTTGTGAAGAAGAGGGGGCTGATGGGATTTCTCTTGTCAATACTTTTAAAGCAATGGCAATTGATATTAAATCGAGAAGCAATATATTTCAAAATACATACGCAGGGCTTTCTGGACCAGCAATCAAACCAATCGCATTAAGAATGGTTCATGAGGTGTGCCATAATGTCTCTATACCAGTATTTGGTATGGGAGGCATAACAAATTATAAAGATGCATTAGAGTTTATTATGGTAGGAGCTACTTGTATTCAGGTAGGAACAGCAAATTTCATAAATCCAAGGATTGGATTAGATATTATTGATGGAATAGAAAACTTCATGCTAGAAGAAAATATAAAATCTCTTGATGAGATAAGAGGTATTATTTAA
- a CDS encoding dihydroorotate dehydrogenase electron transfer subunit produces MAKVISNDCLGSDMYLLKVCGNYKGKMGQFYMLRAWDNYPLLSRPISIYDMGEGYISFLYKVVGKGTTLLSKLKVDDEINLEGPYGNGFPKIQGKIAIVGGGMGIAPLYLAAKTIKNVDVYLGFRDKAILVEEYKKQVDNVYVSIGNNVTDDLDVSKYDYIFTCGPKEMMKKIVEMAKESNTIVYVSMEKRMACGVGACLVCTCQTKHGNKKTCKDGPVFLGEEVFYNE; encoded by the coding sequence ATGGCTAAGGTAATTTCAAATGATTGTTTAGGTAGTGATATGTACCTTCTTAAAGTGTGTGGAAATTATAAAGGAAAAATGGGTCAGTTTTATATGCTTAGAGCTTGGGATAACTATCCTCTTCTTTCAAGACCCATTAGTATTTATGATATGGGAGAAGGCTACATTAGCTTTTTATATAAAGTCGTTGGTAAAGGAACAACCCTATTAAGTAAATTAAAAGTAGATGATGAGATTAATTTAGAAGGTCCCTATGGTAATGGGTTTCCTAAAATTCAAGGAAAAATTGCTATAGTAGGTGGCGGAATGGGGATTGCACCATTATATCTCGCTGCGAAGACAATTAAAAATGTGGATGTTTATTTAGGCTTTAGAGATAAGGCTATCTTAGTAGAAGAATATAAAAAACAAGTAGATAATGTTTATGTGTCAATTGGAAATAATGTGACAGATGATTTAGATGTGTCAAAGTATGATTATATATTTACATGTGGTCCAAAAGAGATGATGAAAAAGATTGTTGAGATGGCGAAGGAATCTAATACAATCGTTTATGTCTCTATGGAAAAAAGGATGGCTTGTGGTGTTGGGGCATGTCTTGTATGTACTTGTCAAACAAAACATGGGAATAAAAAAACTTGTAAGGATGGACCAGTCTTTTTAGGAGAGGAAGTGTTTTATAATGAGTAA
- the pyrF gene encoding orotidine-5'-phosphate decarboxylase, producing MIIDKLYEEVMKKGPICVGLDTRIDYIPEKLLSSSDAVEDKIFQFNKRIIDETFDLVACYKLQIACYEALGIEGLKAYSRTLKYIKEKGIISIGDIKRGDISSTGEMYAKAHFEGDFEADFITVNPYMGIDAISPYFPYLEKGNKGIFVLVKTSNNSSKDFQELEVGEELLYNKVAQQVDKWGEKYIGNYGFSLIGGVVGCTHPKEIVGISKNHNNMFFLIPGYGAQGGSGKDLSILFKDNRCGIVNSSRGIIKSENPREAVLKMKEDILKWLR from the coding sequence ATGATAATCGATAAATTGTATGAAGAAGTAATGAAAAAAGGACCGATATGTGTAGGGCTAGATACGAGAATAGATTATATACCGGAGAAACTATTAAGTTCTTCAGATGCAGTTGAAGATAAAATATTTCAGTTTAATAAGAGAATAATTGATGAAACATTTGATTTAGTTGCCTGTTATAAACTACAAATTGCTTGTTATGAGGCATTAGGAATAGAGGGATTGAAGGCATATAGTAGAACGTTGAAGTATATCAAAGAAAAAGGGATTATAAGTATCGGAGATATAAAACGAGGAGATATCTCATCTACTGGTGAGATGTATGCGAAAGCCCATTTTGAAGGAGATTTTGAAGCGGATTTTATCACAGTAAATCCTTACATGGGAATTGATGCAATCAGTCCCTATTTTCCTTATTTAGAAAAAGGAAATAAAGGCATATTTGTACTTGTGAAAACATCCAATAATAGTTCAAAAGATTTTCAAGAATTAGAAGTAGGAGAAGAACTATTATATAATAAGGTAGCACAACAAGTAGATAAGTGGGGAGAAAAATATATTGGGAACTATGGATTTAGTTTAATAGGAGGGGTTGTTGGCTGTACACACCCAAAAGAAATCGTTGGAATTAGTAAAAATCACAACAATATGTTTTTTCTAATTCCAGGATATGGAGCACAAGGTGGAAGTGGAAAAGATCTATCAATATTATTTAAGGATAATCGATGTGGAATTGTTAATTCATCAAGAGGAATCATAAAATCAGAAAATCCTCGAGAAGCAGTACTTAAGATGAAGGAGGATATATTAAAATGGCTAAGGTAA
- a CDS encoding dihydroorotase, giving the protein MDLLIKNVNIVDALKTTYGDVLIKNGKIEKVGQDLKGVCITIDGEGYTLLPSFIDMHTHLRDPGYTYKEDLETGQKAALKGGYTTLCAMANTNPVCDNKEIIKYVLGKSKDLNLCDVIQISSVSKNLEGIELVNIESMRKYTMLFSDDGKTILSEKMMKDVLLLSKEYDFHILTHCEPEVDIVKRDLKLLEKIGGNLHICHISRKETLETIKEYKTKGLKFTCEITPHHLFSYGIDYRVNPSFGNKKDHETLIEGLKNGYIDIIGTDHAPHSLEDKLNGAPGISLIEVAFPMVNKVFKDYNISLNKLSEMMSYNPGRLLKLKSGLIEAGYEGNVVLVDLNKEKKINTNDFSSKGKNNPFDGYKGLGEIKLTIKRGDILYDNR; this is encoded by the coding sequence GTGGATTTATTAATTAAAAATGTAAATATTGTTGATGCACTGAAAACAACCTATGGAGATGTATTAATAAAGAATGGAAAGATAGAAAAAGTAGGACAAGATTTAAAGGGTGTTTGTATAACTATAGACGGGGAAGGTTACACCCTTCTTCCTTCCTTTATTGATATGCATACGCATTTAAGGGACCCAGGTTATACTTATAAAGAGGATTTAGAAACAGGACAAAAAGCAGCATTAAAGGGTGGATATACAACACTTTGTGCCATGGCTAACACAAACCCTGTTTGTGATAATAAAGAGATAATTAAATATGTATTGGGTAAAAGTAAAGACCTAAATTTATGTGATGTGATTCAAATCTCATCTGTTTCAAAGAATTTAGAGGGAATAGAATTAGTTAATATTGAATCGATGAGAAAATACACCATGCTTTTTTCTGATGATGGAAAAACGATATTGAGTGAAAAGATGATGAAGGATGTGCTTCTTTTATCAAAAGAATATGATTTTCATATTCTAACACATTGTGAACCTGAAGTTGATATTGTAAAAAGAGATTTAAAGTTACTTGAGAAAATCGGTGGTAATCTCCATATCTGTCATATTAGTCGTAAAGAAACATTAGAGACAATAAAAGAATATAAAACTAAAGGATTAAAATTTACGTGTGAGATAACACCCCATCACTTATTTTCATATGGAATAGATTATAGAGTAAATCCTTCATTTGGTAATAAGAAAGATCATGAAACGTTAATTGAAGGGTTAAAAAATGGATATATAGATATTATTGGAACTGATCATGCGCCTCATAGTTTGGAAGATAAACTTAATGGGGCACCAGGAATTTCTTTGATTGAAGTTGCCTTTCCAATGGTAAATAAAGTATTTAAAGATTACAATATTTCTTTAAATAAATTAAGTGAGATGATGTCTTATAATCCAGGGAGACTATTAAAGTTGAAATCAGGATTAATTGAAGCGGGATATGAAGGAAATGTAGTTCTTGTTGATTTAAATAAAGAGAAGAAAATCAATACTAATGATTTTAGTTCAAAAGGTAAGAATAATCCTTTTGATGGTTATAAGGGACTAGGAGAAATCAAGTTGACAATAAAAAGGGGTGACATCCTATATGATAATCGATAA
- a CDS encoding aspartate carbamoyltransferase regulatory subunit gives MLNVNSIKKGIVIDHIKAGCGYKIFKELGLHKAEYTVALLKNVNSNRIGKKDIIKIENEIDIDFTVLGIMDPNITINIIENEKIKEKRKLSLPQSVKGILKCKNPRCVSTVEQIEEIEFTLVNKDKKEYKCEYCDAITSL, from the coding sequence ATGCTTAATGTAAATAGTATAAAAAAAGGAATTGTGATTGACCATATCAAAGCAGGATGTGGTTATAAAATATTTAAAGAATTAGGTCTTCATAAGGCAGAATATACAGTAGCATTACTTAAGAATGTTAATTCAAATAGAATAGGGAAGAAAGATATCATTAAAATAGAAAATGAAATTGATATTGATTTTACTGTACTTGGAATTATGGATCCGAATATCACGATTAATATTATAGAAAATGAAAAGATAAAGGAAAAAAGAAAATTAAGTTTACCACAAAGTGTTAAAGGAATATTAAAATGTAAGAATCCAAGATGTGTCAGTACAGTTGAACAGATTGAAGAAATAGAATTTACATTGGTAAATAAAGATAAGAAAGAATATAAATGTGAATATTGTGATGCTATTACTTCGTTGTAA
- the pyrB gene encoding aspartate carbamoyltransferase, protein MLKGRHLIEPKDFTLEELDSILSLGQEIIESPEKYAEVCKGKLLATLFYEPSTRTRFSFEAAMLRLGGSIIGFSEPNSSSTAKGESIPDTIRTVGCYADIAVMRHPKEGSVKLASKFSTIPVINAGDGGHQHPTQTLTDLLTIKSLKGDLSNHTIALCGDLKFGRTVHSLVKAMARYEGTKFIFISPTELRIPDYIKDEIKGHTYYETENLEEVIDSIDILYMTRVQRERFFNEEEYLRLKDSYILTEDKLKKSKEDMLIMHPLPRVNEIAREVDNNPKAVYFKQAKYGMYVRMALIMKLLGGDINA, encoded by the coding sequence ATGTTAAAAGGAAGACACTTAATTGAACCAAAAGATTTTACATTAGAAGAATTGGATTCAATTCTTTCATTAGGGCAAGAAATTATTGAAAGTCCAGAAAAATATGCAGAGGTATGTAAAGGTAAATTATTAGCGACATTATTTTATGAACCATCTACTAGAACAAGATTTAGTTTTGAAGCTGCCATGTTAAGATTAGGTGGAAGTATCATAGGTTTTTCAGAACCCAACTCTTCTTCTACCGCTAAAGGTGAAAGTATTCCTGATACTATAAGAACGGTTGGATGTTATGCTGATATCGCAGTAATGAGACATCCAAAGGAAGGATCAGTAAAACTAGCTTCTAAATTCTCTACTATTCCTGTCATTAATGCAGGGGATGGGGGCCATCAGCATCCTACCCAAACGCTAACAGATTTACTTACCATTAAATCTTTAAAGGGTGATTTAAGTAATCATACAATCGCACTATGTGGAGATTTAAAATTTGGTCGTACCGTACACTCCTTAGTAAAAGCCATGGCAAGATATGAGGGAACAAAGTTCATCTTCATTTCACCAACTGAACTAAGAATTCCAGATTATATTAAAGATGAAATAAAAGGTCATACTTATTATGAAACAGAAAATTTAGAAGAAGTAATTGATTCTATTGATATTCTTTATATGACAAGAGTACAGAGAGAAAGATTCTTTAATGAAGAAGAGTACTTAAGATTAAAGGATAGTTATATCCTTACTGAAGATAAATTAAAAAAGTCTAAAGAAGATATGCTTATCATGCATCCCCTACCTAGAGTAAATGAAATCGCTAGAGAAGTAGACAATAATCCAAAAGCAGTTTATTTCAAACAAGCGAAATATGGGATGTATGTAAGAATGGCTTTAATCATGAAATTATTAGGTGGTGATATCAATGCTTAA
- a CDS encoding OsmC family protein, giving the protein MPMETFKATAKKKEGLAVEVSARDFKITIDEPESLGGTNTGMNPVELLLCSLGACQTIVASAFSGKFGINLEDFWVELEGDLDTDGFLGVNDEVRKGYQKLRFHMHVKSDASEEKVNELIEFIEKTCPVGDSLENGVQFEKAKVTIEK; this is encoded by the coding sequence ATGCCAATGGAAACATTTAAAGCAACAGCAAAGAAAAAAGAAGGATTAGCGGTTGAAGTTTCAGCAAGAGATTTTAAAATTACAATTGATGAACCAGAGAGTTTAGGTGGAACAAATACAGGGATGAATCCTGTTGAATTATTGTTATGTAGCCTTGGAGCTTGTCAAACAATTGTTGCAAGTGCATTTTCTGGGAAATTTGGAATTAATTTAGAAGACTTCTGGGTTGAACTAGAAGGAGATTTAGATACTGATGGATTCCTTGGAGTAAATGATGAAGTAAGAAAAGGATATCAAAAGTTAAGATTTCATATGCATGTTAAGAGTGATGCTTCAGAAGAAAAAGTAAATGAATTAATTGAATTTATAGAAAAAACATGTCCTGTTGGAGACAGTTTAGAAAATGGAGTTCAATTTGAAAAAGCAAAAGTGACAATTGAAAAGTAA
- a CDS encoding DUF3179 domain-containing protein: MINLYNNRQQLMVHTQNWKTYWNKRIISLDEIVPVKQRDSIPSIDNPQFVNIDTAKTYLSDQTPVISVQLADEARAYPLEIMMWHEIVNDTINGIPITVTYCPLCSSEFVYSSVINGKNLQFGTSGLLRNSNLIMYDRQTDSLWQQFTGQALIGDYVNRSLNPIPSNVVSFKKFYSTYPNGLVLSRNTGFIRDYGNNPYVNYDQITNQPLFFKGIIDTRLPAMQRVLGIQIGNNALAYPLYMLQTSPIIYNTLNNVEYVIFYNSGMSSALDSPIISEGKDVGMTGVFIPYLNGERLNFTKNSLNQIIDTNTNSTWSILGKALSGPLKGIQLTPLVHGDVFWFAWSSFYPNTSLT, translated from the coding sequence ATGATAAATCTGTATAATAATAGACAACAGTTAATGGTTCATACACAAAATTGGAAAACATATTGGAATAAACGGATTATCTCATTAGATGAAATTGTTCCTGTAAAACAACGAGATTCTATTCCATCTATTGATAATCCACAATTCGTTAATATTGATACTGCAAAAACTTATCTAAGTGATCAAACACCTGTAATCTCAGTTCAGTTAGCTGATGAAGCTCGTGCCTATCCGCTTGAAATCATGATGTGGCATGAAATTGTTAATGATACAATCAACGGAATTCCAATCACTGTCACATACTGTCCATTATGTAGTTCAGAATTTGTTTATTCAAGTGTTATAAATGGTAAAAATCTTCAGTTTGGAACTTCAGGATTACTAAGGAATTCTAATTTAATCATGTATGACCGTCAAACGGATAGTCTATGGCAACAATTTACTGGTCAAGCACTTATAGGTGATTATGTTAACAGAAGTTTAAACCCTATTCCATCAAATGTCGTTAGTTTTAAAAAATTTTATTCAACTTATCCTAATGGATTAGTCCTTTCTAGAAATACAGGTTTTATTAGAGATTATGGAAATAATCCTTATGTTAATTACGACCAAATTACGAACCAACCATTATTTTTTAAAGGAATAATTGATACAAGATTACCAGCTATGCAAAGAGTACTAGGTATACAAATTGGTAATAACGCATTAGCTTATCCGCTTTATATGTTACAAACCAGTCCAATTATATATAATACTCTAAATAACGTTGAGTATGTTATATTCTACAATAGTGGAATGTCATCAGCATTAGATTCACCTATCATCAGTGAAGGAAAAGATGTTGGAATGACTGGTGTTTTTATTCCCTATTTAAATGGAGAACGATTAAATTTTACAAAAAATTCTTTAAATCAAATAATTGACACTAATACCAATAGTACATGGAGTATTCTCGGAAAGGCTTTATCTGGTCCATTAAAGGGTATCCAACTGACACCCTTGGTTCATGGGGATGTATTTTGGTTTGCATGGTCTTCTTTTTATCCAAATACATCTTTAACTTGA
- a CDS encoding YjcZ family sporulation protein: MSGGYGYCSSFILVLFILLVIIGCTCCHGGYGC, translated from the coding sequence ATGTCTGGTGGATATGGTTATTGTTCATCTTTTATTTTAGTATTATTTATATTACTTGTTATTATCGGCTGCACATGCTGTCATGGTGGGTATGGTTGCTAA